The following are encoded in a window of Vicia villosa cultivar HV-30 ecotype Madison, WI unplaced genomic scaffold, Vvil1.0 ctg.000863F_1_1, whole genome shotgun sequence genomic DNA:
- the LOC131631794 gene encoding uncharacterized protein LOC131631794: MAGGGMVWLEVKYKTFDEIDDEKKWWKIPFVSDFLKKNGFDSALRKVIGSDTVQVSQFVEFAFGKLKLFNNEKGWMSDTDNDKYDTESSKESNDSAYKAASSDSEASNEAFSEQRNMEEFHSRDSETK; encoded by the exons ATGGCTGGCGGTGGAATGGTTTGGCTGGAG GTTAAATATAAGAcctttgatgaaattgatgatgagAAAAAGTGGTGGAAGATACCTTTTGTTTCAGATTTTCTAAAGAAGAATGGTTTTGATTCTGCACTCAGAAAGGTTATCGGTTCTGATACAGTACAAGTCAGCCAATTTGTGGAGTTTGCATTTGGGAAGTTAAAGTTATTTAACAATGAGAAGGGTTGGATGTCTGATACTGATAATGATAAATATGATACTGAAAGTTCTAAGGAATCAAATGATTCTGCATACAAAGCTGCTAGTTCAGATTCAGAAGCCTCTAATGAAGCTTTTAGTGAACAAAGAAACATGGAAGAGTTTCACTCACGTGATAGTGAAACTAAATGA
- the LOC131631796 gene encoding uncharacterized protein LOC131631796: MDANVFVKISYSTKTKATWDIRVRCYGGDTSVKKVKLQSLRKQYENLNMENNEKVHEYISKVILITNEMKACGETLSKQVIIEKILTSLTLQLDYTVVPIEHSKDLSTMRIVELLSSLKAQEFRLTGRTSEREVEQALKASSDRKIQKPSWSYINKIHDVSQKSEASNSDEKKNQKGLDKLDKKKIQCYCCKNFGHYASECWSNKGKKSKEANIATKSDDEPMILMTFELDNSELSKWWYMDTGCSNHITENKQWLINFDSKKRTKIRCTGDNFLNAKGMGNARTKLKNGKTVLIKDVWYVPDMKSNLKMFGMFLVTMKDNLLKLYDSNQKMIMQSE; the protein is encoded by the coding sequence ATGGACGCGAATGTGTTTGTGAAGATCTCTTATTCAACAAAGACGAAGGCTACGTGGGACATACGAGTACGGTGCTATGGCGGTGAcacatcagtgaagaaggtgaagcttcagtcTCTACGTAAGcagtatgagaatctcaacatggaGAATAATGAGAAGGTGCATGAGTACATCTCCAAAGTGATTCttatcactaatgagatgaaagcTTGTGGAGAAACACTCTCAAAACAAGTGATTATTGAGAAGATACTAACGTCACTTACTCTTCAGCTTGATTACACTGTTGTACctattgaacattctaaggaTTTGAGCACCATGAGAATTGTAGAGCTGCTAAGTAGTCTAAAAGCACAAGAGTTCCGTCTAACTGGGAGAACCTCTGAGAGAGAGGTAGAGCAGGCTCTGAAGGCGTCTTCTGATAGGAAGATTCAGAAGCCTTCTTGGTCATACATCAATAAGATACACGATGTTTCTCAAAAGTCAGAAGCGTCCAACTCTGATGAGAAGAAAAATCAGAAGGGATTGGATAAGCTTGACAAGAAGAAGATTCAATGCTACTGCTGTAAGAATTTTGGCCATTATGCTTCTGAGTGTTGGTCAAATAAAGGAAAGAAGTCAAAAGAAGCAAACATAGCCACAAAGTCTGATGATGAACCTATGATATTGATGACTTTTGAGCTTGACAATAGTGAATTGTCAAAATGGTGGTATATGGATACTGGCTGCTCAAATCACATAACtgaaaacaaacaatggctgataaaCTTTGACTCCAAAAAGAGGACAAAGATTAGATGTACTGGTGATAATTTCCTTAATGCCAAAGGAATGGGAAATGCTAGAACCAAATTGAAGAATGGTAAAACTGTTCTGATtaaagatgtttggtatgttccagACATGAAGAGTAATCtaaagatgtttggtatgttcttaGTTACTATGAAGGAcaatctcttgaagttgtatgattccaatcagaagatGATTATGCAATCTGAGTAG